Proteins encoded within one genomic window of Aphelocoma coerulescens isolate FSJ_1873_10779 chromosome 9, UR_Acoe_1.0, whole genome shotgun sequence:
- the LOC138114855 gene encoding collagen alpha-2(I) chain-like: MLLAQYPDYRPVKTRGPQSSAFPHGDGNETLQSGSRADGLKPRGRDPSPEGSLQPPAEGGGRTQPHLEGRPPQPGTPNKHHRAQAPACALSTGPAGAWPRCGNTGVCRSPGSLLNKGSREATPAQNRAKGGTAPCGTALLKPAASQGPGSARSCHLAKAASLGLLTGTWGCSWGQRAPQGRDTHPEYRAGTLAGHQQDWRPRSIRRDPGPGYGRVTLPTLPLSGCAPSSESRSKAGRFLHPCVSGDLPVAAQSSSFPPGKSKLRCSVSKGGPKHKHACSRTPTKGRQGRGRQSQKREQVLCSQPAGEPSLPLSGRGKHQTCPRTVGRVQGPRHAEAPQGWHRDEGCDAPRVQGVTLAAGQRQADSCRGWGKGPALHRGWAGGRESSASPLRGLKPLPGLQSAWDSRALAPTYRAALVPKAYGGSFSPVLGHSPLRGRSPHAGCQLKGAQRLPDPQPAYRPVDTQGATELGLPPRGSLQPPAEGGGRTQPHLEGRPPQPGTPNKHHRAQAPACALSTGPAGAWPRCGNTGVCRSPGSLLNKGSREATPAQNSAKGGTTPCGTALLKPAATQGPGSARSCHLAKAASLGLLTGTWGCSWGQRAPQGRDTHPEYRAGTLAGHQQDWRPRSIRRDPGPGYGRVTLPTLPLSGCAPSSESRSKAGRFLHPCVSGDLPVAAQSSSFPPGKSKLRCSVSKGGPKHKHACSRTPTKGRQGRGRQSQKREQVLCSQPAGEPSLPLSGRGKHQTCPRTVGRVQGPRHAEAPQGWHRDEGCDAPRVQGVTLAAGQRQADSCRGWGKGPALHRGWAGGRESSASPLRCGDRGSHPPYRVVPLSGQPKEHNGKRPTTAKTSPAPREVAQRKATRGTQKVPWPCQEGPLPRGPLVPPLQLQPPSCLAVPLLSSKPLLLLLPLASPSHGFCQLTTRSGLRSSSS, translated from the exons ATGCTCTTAGCCCAATACCCCGATTACAGGCCGGTCAAGACCCGGGGGCCACAGAGCTCGGCCTTCCCCCACGGTGACGGGAACGAGACTCTGCAGTCAGGCAGTCGAGCTGACGGCCTAAAGccgaggggccgggaccccagccctga GGGGTCCCTCCAACCGCCCGCCGAGGGCGGGGGACGCACACAACCCCACTTAGAGGGccgccccccgcagcccggcacccccaacaagcaccacagagcacaggctccGGCCTGCGCCCTGAGTACAGGGCCGGCCGGAGCCTGGCCGCGGTGTGGCAACACAGGCGtctgcaggagccctgggagcctcctcaacaagggaagcagggaggccacaccagcccaaaaCAGGGCCAAAGGCGGGACTGCGCCCTGCGGCACAGCACTTCTTAAACCCGCAGCCTCGCAAGGGCCAGGGAGTGCTCGTTCCTGTCACCTggctaaagcagcctccctaggcctgctcacagggacctggggctgctcctggggacaaAGGGCTCCACAAGGCCGTGACACGCACCCCGAGTACAGGGCCGGCACGCTGGCAggtcaccagcaggactggaggCCACGCAGCATACGCAGAGACCCAGGCCCTGGCTACGGGCGGGTCACGCTGCCCACACTACCGCTAAGCGGCTGCGCTCCGTCCTCAGAAAGCAGGAGCAAGGCCGGACGGTTTCTCCACCCGTGCGTTTCTGGGGACCTCccagtggctgcacagagctcctctttccctcctgggaagtCTAAGCTACGCTGCTCTGTGTCTAAAGGGGGGCCAAAGCACAAGCACGCTTGCTCACGCACACCAACTAAGGGGAGAcaggggaggggaagacagtcccagaagagggagcaagttctGTGCAGCCAACCTGCTGGGGAGCCATCCCTACCGCTGAGCGGGAGAGGAAAGCATCAGACCTGCCCCCGCACTGTGGGGAGGGTACAGGGGCCTCGACACGCCGAGGCgcctcagggctggcacagggacgaAGGCTGTGACGCGCCCCGAGTACAGGGGGTCACGCTGGCCGCGGGCCAGCGGCAGGCAgacagctgccggggctggggaaaaggccctgccctgcatagagggtgggctgggggccgggagagctctgcttcccccctcAG GGGGCTCAAGCCGCTGCCTGGACTGCAAAGTGCCTGGGACTCCAGAGCACTGGCCCCGActtacagggcagccctggtccccaaggcctacggaggctccttctctccagttctggggcactccccactaaggggacgctcgccccacgcaggctgccagctgaagggggcacaaaggctcccagacccacagcccGCTTACAGGCCGGTCGACACCCAGGGGGCCACAGAGCTCGGCCTTCCCCCACG GGGGTCCCTCCAACCGCCCGCCGAGGGCGGGGGACGCACACAACCCCACTTAGAGGGccgccccccgcagcccggcacccccaacaagcaccacagagcacaggctccGGCCTGCGCCCTGAGTACAGGGCCGGCCGGAGCCTGGCCGCGGTGTGGCAACACAGGCGtctgcaggagccctgggagcctcctcaacaagggaagcagggaggccacaccagcccaaaaCAGTGCCAAAGGCGGGACTACGCCCTGCGGCACAGCACTTCTTAAACCTGCAGCCACGCAAGGGCCAGGGAGTGCTCGTTCCTGTCACCTggctaaagcagcctccctaggcctgctcacagggacctggggctgctcctggggacaaAGGGCTCCACAAGGCCGTGACACGCACCCCGAGTACAGGGCCGGCACGCTGGCAggtcaccagcaggactggaggCCACGCAGCATACGCAGAGACCCAGGCCCTGGCTACGGGCGGGTCACGCTGCCCACACTACCGCTAAGCGGCTGCGCTCCGTCCTCAGAAAGCAGGAGCAAGGCCGGACGGTTTCTCCACCCGTGCGTTTCTGGGGACCTCccagtggctgcacagagctcctctttccctcctgggaagtCTAAGCTACGCTGCTCTGTGTCTAAAGGGGGGCCAAAGCACAAGCACGCTTGCTCACGCACACCAACTAAGGGGAGAcaggggaggggaagacagtcccagaagagggagcaagttctGTGCAGCCAACCTGCTGGGGAGCCATCCCTACCGCTGAGCGGGAGAGGAAAGCATCAGACCTGCCCCCGCACTGTGGGGAGGGTACAGGGGCCTCGACACGCCGAGGCgcctcagggctggcacagggacgaAGGCTGTGACGCGCCCCGAGTACAGGGGGTCACGCTGGCCGCGGGCCAGCGGCAGGCAgacagctgccggggctggggaaaaggccctgccctgcatagagggtgggctgggggccgggagagctctgcttcccccctcAGGTGCGGAGACAGGGGCTCTCACCCTCCTTACAGGGTTGTCCCTCTCTCCGGGCAGCCAAAGGAGCACAACGGCAAAAGGCCTACGACGGcaaagaccagccctgctcccagggaggtcgCCCAGCGCAAAGCCACCCGCGGCACCCAGAaagtgccctggccatgccaggaaggccctttgcccagagggcctctcgtgccccctcttcagctccaacctccctcttgcctcgccgttccactcttgagctcgaagccgctgctcctcttgctccctcttgcctcgccgtccCACGGCTTCTGCCAATTGACAACACGTTCAGGCCtgagaagctccagctcctga